The following DNA comes from Clostridia bacterium.
TATTGTTGCTTTCAAATCTGATGGATAATGGCCAGTCTTACTCTTTATAAACTCCCTGCACATCTTATACTTTTCTTCAAGACTCTTTTTCCTTCCTAATGTCTTAAGCATTGCCTTAACCTGATATGGTTTCATACCCCAAAACCCTTGATTATTTGCTAAATGGTTCATTGCGCCCATTACAAGACCGGCAATTTGCGCTTGCATGCCTTCTTCAACCTGCTTATCAGTCCACTCTTTTGAGATTTCTTGCATTGAACATTCAAAAGGGTCATTTAAGCCACTTGCATTTGAAAGCCATACTTTCTGGTCTAAGAATATTTTTTCAGTAAATTCTGTATTAGCTCTATACTTATATAAAATCATTTTTCCCCTCTTATTAATATAGATTCTGGCATTTTTCAATATTTACTTCACATAATGAATGTACTGTAGCTAACATCAGTATACTAGAATTTTTGGGAAAATAACAGCAAAATAAGTATTCCTGCATATCCCGCATATTGTGAATGGATCTATTAAGGCATAAAAATAGAACAATTGTTGGTTTTCTCATTTATTTACAGTAAGTATACTATGTATATGGTTTAGGCTTTGTTACGGCAGGCTCTAAGCTATAGCGAATAAACTTATTGATAATCTGCGGACAAAAGCTGTATCGTAATGGCGGAGCCATATTCGGGCAAGGACTTTTATCTTTAGTAAAGAGGGACATAGATGCGCTGGTATGTTATATTCGTGGAAACTGGATATGAAGAGCAGGTCTGTAAATATATAAATAAGGCTATAACAGATGTATTTGAAGATGTGAACTTCAATCTGCTTGTGCCAAAAAGGAAGATCTATGAGAGAAAACAAGGTATCCGGCGGGAAGTAGTCAAGATGATGTTCCCTGGGTATGTCCTTGTAGAAACTGACAATATACTTGATTTTTACTTAAGATTAAAGGGAAGCCCGAGAGTAATAAAAGTTCTTAGAAATAAAGAAGTTTTTTCTGAAATAACAAATGATGAAATTAAGCAGATATTATTTTTAGTCAATGAGAATGGACTGATTGATATTTCGGAAGCTTTTATCGTAAATGATAAGGTGCAAATAATAAACGGGCCCCTTTATGGTAATGAAGGTATCATTAAAAGAATTGACAAAAGAAAAGGGAGAGCCAAAGTTGAGCTTTCAATCAATTATAACAGTCTTCTGATAGACCTGGGAATTAATTTGTTGCAGAAGTATGAAGGCTTAGGGTCTACCTAGTAAAGATCAGTAGCATTAATACATAATTATCTATTATTTACTTATGATTTAAGTGGTGGAATATGGTAGAGATCCAGATTGTAAAACTATCAAATGATATACCTTTTTCGTTCAGCTTGCTAAGTCATGTGCAATTTGACAAAAGACTCCGGATTATGGGCTGTAGGAGTTCTGAGGAAAAGAAGAGAAGTTTGGTCGGGGAACTCCTTATTCGGAAAGCTGTAAAAGACAAACTCAACATACCTTTTCACAAAATAAGAATAAGTCATAACCAATATGGTAAGCCATATATAGATAATGTAAACTATTTTAAGTTTAATATATCGCATTCAGGCTGTTATGTGGTGATCGCTACGAGTACACATAAAGTAGGAGTGGATATTGAAAAAATCCAACCGGTTGATCTGGGAGTAGCAAGCCGGTTTTACACGGAAAAAGAGTATAAATACATACAAAGTTTACCATGTGATGATAAAAAGGTATCTGAATTTTTCAGACTGTGGACATTAAAAGAAAGCTATATCAAAGCAATCGGTAAGGGAATGAAAATCCCGCTGAATTCTTTTGAATTCGACCTGGAAAGTGGCAAAAGTTTTATAAAAGAGAACAGGAATAAAAAATACCTCTTTTATACTAGAAGTTTGGATGATTACTTTTTATCGGTATGCTTTATGGAAAAAGATATTAATTATGATTTCAAAGCTTTGACAGAAGAAGAACTATATGGGAATTTCAGCTAAGCTGCAGCAAGTAACGGGAAGCAAAGAATCATATCAATGGTAAAAACTTTGACATACAGTATTGCACAGCATAAACAGGAACCCGTGATGGTGTATACCCGTCCAGGGTTCATACTTTTTATGTTTCATTTCTCCATCCTTCTCCTATAAATTATCGAGCAAAACGAAAGGAAGGGTCTATCCATGTTGACAAATGATGAATTAACAAAGTTTTTGCTGCAGCTAACAGTTATGTTAATTGCGGCGATCATATTTGGTAAAATAATAAAGAGAATGGGGCAGCCTACCATCGTTGGCGAGCTGCTGGCAGGTATAGTGCTGGGGCCTACGGTTTTAAAACATATCTCTCCTGTACTTTTTGGCAATATGTTTCCAAATAATATTATAGTTTCATCAGAATTAAACTGTTTTATACAATTTGGTATGATTTTGTTTATGTTCGTTTCAGGACTAAAAATTAACACAAAATTCATACTAAACAGAAAAAAAACTGTACTCTTTACAAGTGTGTTAGGGATGGTAATACCGTTATTATTGGGTGTATTAACAGTATTGCTTATACCGAACGCATTGAATGCTCCCGCTGAAAATAATAATTGGATATATGCATTGTTTGTAGGAATTGCATTATCTATTTCTGCATTACCGGTAATAATAAAGACGTTAACCGATTTAAATATCTCACAGTTGGAAATCGGTACTATAATAATTGGATCTGCGACGATTGACGATATTGTCGGGTGGACTATGTTTGCCTGCCTTATAAATATTTCTGTACTTAATGGGTCTATATTATCCATATGTGTATCTATATTAGAAATATTCCTGTTTATACTGGTATTATTTACAGCAGGAGTACGAATCAGCAGAGCTGTTTTTTCATTCATAGGCAGCTATACCGAAAATACTACTGTTAATACTGCTATAACTATTGCCATGCTTACGCTGATATCGGCAATTGCTGAAAGGATAGGAATACACCCGTTCTTTGCTGCTTTTTTGCTGGGGATTACACTAAAAAAAGATTTTGAAGCTAAAAAATTTTTATTTGACACTAAAAATGTAATCAACACAATTGCTACAAGCTTTTTTGCTCCTTTATACTTTGTATCTGTAGGTATGAGAGTAAATCTGATTAATGACTTTAATTTATTATTGGTATTAATAGTGCTTTTAATCGCTTTTACGGGGAAAATCGTAGGTTCAACTGCCGGTGCGCTAATTGGAGGTGCCAGATGGAAAGATGCTTTAGTCATAGGTGTTAGCATGAATTCCAGAGGTGCAATTGAGATAATCGTAGCTTCAACGGCAGTCGAGGTAAACATGATTGGCCAGCAAATGTACGTATCTTTGATTATAATGGCTGTTATTACCTCATTGCTTAGTGGTCCTATAATAAAAGCAATATTATTCAGAAGGAAAAGTGCAAGGTATAGCTGCTATATGTAAAACTTGCAGGATTTATGAATGGATACCGGAGGAAAGCCGGATAAGTGCCTGTAGATAAGCTGTCAAGAAAATTATTACCACTGGGAAGGGGGGTAAGTTATGATCCAAAAAGACATTGATAACCGGTTTAATTCAATAATAAAAGGTCTGATAAAGGTACAAGACGAAAATTCTCTACCATACCAAACCTTTCAAGATCTAAACATTAATTCAATTGCTTTTGTTCAACTAGTCGTTATGTGTGAACAAGAATTCGATATTGTATTTGAAAACGATATGCTGTTAATGGAAAAATATCCAACGATGGAAGTATTTATAAACTATATTAAGGCAAAAAGCAGTTAACTGTTAAAGCTTCAATCCAGTATAGAGCTATTACCGATTGCTTAGTTCAAATAACAGATTGAGATTTCTTGGGATAGCAGCAAACCATTGGTTTATACCTAGTATTTTAGCCTTTTGCTTTATAGTAAGAGGAAGATTTTCATATGAGTCACAGGTAAGTATCATTGCAGTTTCCTCTTCACTGAACTTGATTGAATCAACGACATTAAGTGAAGCTTCTTTATTCATCGGACAGCTTAACTGACATTTTAAGCAGTCGTATATACAATGATGTGCTGATAGAGGTATCCATTCAGGCAAATCTCCAGGACCTTCATTAAAGAGAGATAAACATTTTTGATTATCGATCAGAAAGCGATCCGGTCTGATAGCGCCTGTTGGACATTCATTATAGCAGATATTGCAATCACTACACATTTCATTAGGCTTTATATCATTCCAATCATAGGTATGACATTCGATATCGGAAAAAAATGCAATAAATGAAAAAAAGCTACCCATTTTATCGGTATAACAGATATTGTTTTTACCATAGACTCCCAACCCTGTTTTTGCTGCCAATCTCTTTAATGGAAGTGTTGGAGCCACCTGTACGTGATATCCCTTAGAGACAATTAAGTCCGATATGTATTCTTTGGTCGCATCAAGATCCGATACAACAGGACAAATCAATTGGTACTGTTTCCCGTGTCTGGTGAACTCAACTTTAGCATATGCCGGATGGGGGACTGCAATAATGATAATGGACTTTGCCTCAAAATCCATTTCCGGCACCGCAAGAGTATATAGTCCCGTGACAATCCATTTTTGAAAATCGTTCAGTTCATTATTTTCCTTAAAAGATGTTATTTCATCCTTGAGATCCTGCAAGCATCTGATTGGAACTACTTGCAAATTATCACCGTTTTTTTCGGCTGTTTGTTTTAGTAAATTAATCATAGTCAGTCACATTCCTTTTATAGTCAAGAAGTTTTTGTTTAAGAGAAAAAGCTAATGAAGACTCCGGGGTTTTATATGGTTAGTAATAATTATTATGCTTAGGTTATTTTATCATAACCAGAAAAATATGTAAATAAATATGTACAAAAATGGTAATTTGTTATCGCAATAGCGGATTTCCATAAAACAATTCTACTCATATAATGAACGTATATTCCAATTCTGTTTCGGCGAATGGAAATTGTGCTTAAACTAATAGTTTATTGATCGGCAATCAAGAAGATTGTAATGGCGAAGCTTGCCCTTTTAGCGGATCGGATGTGGAGGCAGATAAGCTTGATGATTTTATTTGGGGAGTATTTGAATTACATAAAAGCAGCAGCAAGCAAAAATAAAGTCTTAGAATGGAGAATCAAAATGAACTATATTGTGTGTGAAAAATCGAAAAGACCGGATTTGCTGGATCAGGTAAATGAATTGAATAAATCGGCCTGGCCGAAATTTGTTGAAGGTGAAAATGTAATGAGAACCTATTGGGGCTTTATAGAGGATAAGTTTCCAGATCACCAATTACTTTTGATAATAGATGACAAGATAGCAGCTGTTGTTAATACAGCTGCTTTTCTCTGGGATAAAAAAGATGAACAGATTAGTGACGGAGGCATATATTGGGGACTGAAAATGATAGCGCATGACTATTATTCGGATATCAAGCCCAATACTTTGATGGCTTTACAGGTAATAATCAATCCAATATTCCGAGGAATGGGGCTAAGTTATTATTGTGTAAAGGAACTGATAAAGTTCGGAAAGACGAAAAATTATCAGAGGCTGGTGATTCCGCTTCGTCCATCCATGAAACACAGGTACCCTCTTATTAAGACAGCGGACTACATGGAGTGGACGGATGAGGATAATCTTCCGTATGACCCATGGCTGCGTGTACATGTAAAGTTTGGTGCCAGGCTGGTAAAAAAGTGCAGGGGTATTTCCGTGGCCGGAACAAAACAGCAGTGGGAAGATTGGACCGGACTGAAATTTCTTAGTCCAGGAGATTATGTTGTTCCCGGCGGCCTTAATACAGTCCGGTATGAGCCGGATGAGGAACTGATAATCTATGAACAGGAAAATGTTTGGGCAGTCCACAATCTGACATAAGGCAAAAGATTTTTGTCTATAGACTTATTTTTTTCAAAAAAAGGGTGATGTTCGTTGATTAATATTATTCCGTTAAGCAATGAAGGCAGAGACTGTTATGAAGATATTCTGGCATCAGTTGCACAGGTATACAGCGCAAATTATCCGTTTATGTATTGTCATTCCTGGGCATTTGATTACATAAAAGGAGATGGCGGTACCCTCCTTGGCTCTCAAATAAAATGCGAATGGGGAAACCTGGAGGAGTATCTGGAGAAATACTCCGGTGTAAAGGTTGTTGAAATGCTGCTCTCTCATCCGACAGAAGCTTTAGCGGTCTTGAAGGACTATATTCTGAATGGAAAAGCTGTGGCATTTACTATAGGGTTACAATACTGTGAATGGCACAATTTTTCTGGATCTCATCTGACACATACTATAGTAGGCTGTGATATCAACGAAAAGGAAATATTATGCATTGATTGCAAACCGGTTAAGAGTGGCATTAATTTATCAATCGACAGTTTTCTGAAAGGTTATGCCGGTAAACTATTAATTTTTGAACAGAGAGATACGGATGTTCAAGGGATAGAAATATTTGAACTGATTGCCGGACATATGAAAGAATTGAAAAAAAGCGAAGCATACCAGGATGCATTTACTGCATTGAGAGCTTTTGCAGATAGTATGGAGAAGGTTGATATTAATGAAGAATGTATCAATTGTAGTGATTTTGATTTCTGGAGTTCACCTA
Coding sequences within:
- a CDS encoding cation:proton antiporter; protein product: MLTNDELTKFLLQLTVMLIAAIIFGKIIKRMGQPTIVGELLAGIVLGPTVLKHISPVLFGNMFPNNIIVSSELNCFIQFGMILFMFVSGLKINTKFILNRKKTVLFTSVLGMVIPLLLGVLTVLLIPNALNAPAENNNWIYALFVGIALSISALPVIIKTLTDLNISQLEIGTIIIGSATIDDIVGWTMFACLINISVLNGSILSICVSILEIFLFILVLFTAGVRISRAVFSFIGSYTENTTVNTAITIAMLTLISAIAERIGIHPFFAAFLLGITLKKDFEAKKFLFDTKNVINTIATSFFAPLYFVSVGMRVNLINDFNLLLVLIVLLIAFTGKIVGSTAGALIGGARWKDALVIGVSMNSRGAIEIIVASTAVEVNMIGQQMYVSLIIMAVITSLLSGPIIKAILFRRKSARYSCYM
- a CDS encoding acyl carrier protein, with amino-acid sequence MIQKDIDNRFNSIIKGLIKVQDENSLPYQTFQDLNINSIAFVQLVVMCEQEFDIVFENDMLLMEKYPTMEVFINYIKAKSS
- a CDS encoding 4'-phosphopantetheinyl transferase superfamily protein; the encoded protein is MVEIQIVKLSNDIPFSFSLLSHVQFDKRLRIMGCRSSEEKKRSLVGELLIRKAVKDKLNIPFHKIRISHNQYGKPYIDNVNYFKFNISHSGCYVVIATSTHKVGVDIEKIQPVDLGVASRFYTEKEYKYIQSLPCDDKKVSEFFRLWTLKESYIKAIGKGMKIPLNSFEFDLESGKSFIKENRNKKYLFYTRSLDDYFLSVCFMEKDINYDFKALTEEELYGNFS
- a CDS encoding 4Fe-4S binding protein, translating into MINLLKQTAEKNGDNLQVVPIRCLQDLKDEITSFKENNELNDFQKWIVTGLYTLAVPEMDFEAKSIIIIAVPHPAYAKVEFTRHGKQYQLICPVVSDLDATKEYISDLIVSKGYHVQVAPTLPLKRLAAKTGLGVYGKNNICYTDKMGSFFSFIAFFSDIECHTYDWNDIKPNEMCSDCNICYNECPTGAIRPDRFLIDNQKCLSLFNEGPGDLPEWIPLSAHHCIYDCLKCQLSCPMNKEASLNVVDSIKFSEEETAMILTCDSYENLPLTIKQKAKILGINQWFAAIPRNLNLLFELSNR
- the loaP gene encoding antiterminator LoaP; the encoded protein is MRWYVIFVETGYEEQVCKYINKAITDVFEDVNFNLLVPKRKIYERKQGIRREVVKMMFPGYVLVETDNILDFYLRLKGSPRVIKVLRNKEVFSEITNDEIKQILFLVNENGLIDISEAFIVNDKVQIINGPLYGNEGIIKRIDKRKGRAKVELSINYNSLLIDLGINLLQKYEGLGST